A genomic window from Zalophus californianus isolate mZalCal1 chromosome 13, mZalCal1.pri.v2, whole genome shotgun sequence includes:
- the LOC113934850 gene encoding fatty acid-binding protein 5-like encodes MATIQQLVGRWRLVESKGFDEYMKEVGVGMALRKVGAMAKPDCVISSDGKNLTIKTESTLKTTQFSCNLGEKFEETTADGRKTETVCNFTDGVLVQHQEWDGKESTITRKLENGKLVVECIMNNVTCTRVCEKVE; translated from the coding sequence ATGGCCACCATTCAGCAGCTGGTAGGAAGATGGCGCTTAGTGGAAAGCAAAGGCTTTGACGAATACATGAAGGAGGTAGGAGTGGGAATGGCTCTGCGAAAAGTGGGTGCAATGGCCAAACCAGATTGTGTCATCTCTTCTGATGGCAAAAACCTCACCATAAAAACTGAGAGCACTTTGAAAACAACACAGTTTTCATGTAACCTGGGAGAGAAGTTTGAAGAAACTACAGCTGATGGCAGAAAAACCGAGACTGTCTGCAACTTCACAGATGGCGTGTTGGTTCAACATCAGGAATGGGATGGGAAGGAAAGCACAATCACGAGAAAATTGGAAAATGGGAAATTAGTGGTGGAATGCATCATGAATAATGTCACCTGTACTCGGGTCTGTGAAAAAGTAGAGTAA